A genome region from Candidatus Protochlamydia phocaeensis includes the following:
- a CDS encoding RNA recognition motif domain-containing protein → MKKIFVGNLSWKTSEDQLKAHFEAFGKVVSAKIVTDQMTGKSKGFGFVEMEDADAAANAIRELNGKPLGDRSLRVSLAQERDRSERREPRSSFGGGRSNYRSNA, encoded by the coding sequence ATGAAGAAAATATTTGTTGGTAACTTGTCTTGGAAAACATCCGAAGACCAACTAAAAGCGCATTTTGAAGCCTTCGGAAAAGTTGTCAGTGCCAAGATCGTTACTGATCAAATGACAGGCAAATCTAAAGGTTTCGGCTTTGTCGAAATGGAAGATGCTGATGCCGCAGCAAACGCAATCCGCGAATTGAATGGCAAGCCTTTAGGAGACAGAAGCCTGCGCGTTAGCTTAGCTCAAGAAAGAGATCGCAGCGAAAGAAGAGAGCCACGTTCTTCTTTTGGCGGCGGCCGTTCTAACTACCGTTCAAACGCTTAA
- a CDS encoding bifunctional 3,4-dihydroxy-2-butanone-4-phosphate synthase/GTP cyclohydrolase II, producing MSIQRIEEALKALAKGKFVIVADDENRENEGDLILPAEMVTPEALAFMIRYTTGIVCLAMTGSRLDELRLPQMVAENTDRKQTAFTVSVDYRYDISTGVSAADRTKTILSLIDPSTKPEDLCRPGHIFPLRYREGGVLKRAGHTEAAVDLAQLANLYPAGVIAELINDDGTMMRMPDLEKFAAQHDIPLITVADIVRYRRKREKLVDCISQARLPTTYGEFTAYVYESKLDGIQHIALVKGDIRNQPNVLVRVHSECLTGDVFGSKRCDCGSQLQHAMQKITQEGLGAIIYLRGHEGRGIGLGHKLRAYQLQDQGRDTVEANIELGFPIDSREYGIGAQILADLGLTTIRLMTNNPSKYKGIAGYDLEIVERVPLHTSLTEENKRYLLAKKNKLGHLLEFADCGMSL from the coding sequence ATGAGCATTCAACGCATTGAAGAAGCCTTAAAGGCTTTAGCTAAGGGAAAATTTGTCATCGTCGCAGATGATGAAAACCGGGAAAATGAAGGCGACCTCATTCTGCCAGCTGAAATGGTCACACCAGAAGCGTTAGCTTTCATGATTCGCTATACAACCGGTATTGTTTGCTTAGCCATGACCGGATCTCGCCTAGACGAGCTGCGTTTGCCGCAGATGGTCGCCGAAAATACAGACCGCAAGCAAACGGCTTTTACGGTTTCCGTCGACTATCGATATGACATATCGACAGGCGTCTCTGCGGCCGATCGGACTAAGACCATTTTATCTTTGATCGACCCTAGCACAAAACCGGAAGACCTCTGCCGCCCCGGTCATATTTTTCCTCTTCGCTATCGGGAAGGCGGTGTTCTCAAACGTGCGGGACACACGGAAGCTGCTGTCGATCTTGCCCAATTGGCCAACCTCTATCCTGCAGGCGTCATTGCTGAATTGATCAATGATGACGGCACAATGATGCGCATGCCTGATTTAGAAAAATTTGCTGCTCAGCACGACATTCCCCTTATTACTGTTGCAGACATCGTACGCTACCGCCGCAAACGCGAAAAATTGGTGGACTGCATCTCTCAAGCACGCCTGCCGACAACTTACGGAGAATTCACCGCTTATGTCTATGAGTCAAAATTGGACGGCATCCAGCATATTGCTCTGGTAAAAGGAGATATCCGCAATCAGCCTAATGTCCTCGTTCGCGTCCATTCCGAATGCCTGACGGGAGATGTATTTGGATCCAAGCGCTGCGACTGTGGCTCTCAGCTGCAGCATGCCATGCAAAAAATCACCCAGGAGGGGTTAGGAGCCATTATTTATTTACGCGGGCACGAAGGTCGAGGCATCGGATTGGGCCATAAGCTGCGGGCGTATCAACTGCAAGATCAAGGACGAGATACCGTAGAAGCCAATATAGAATTGGGCTTTCCCATTGATTCCCGCGAATATGGCATTGGCGCCCAGATCTTAGCAGATTTAGGACTAACAACCATTCGTTTGATGACAAATAATCCTTCTAAGTACAAAGGAATTGCCGGCTATGACCTGGAAATTGTTGAACGGGTCCCCCTTCATACAAGCTTAACTGAAGAAAATAAACGCTATTTGCTGGCTAAAAAGAACAAATTGGGCCATTTATTAGAATTCGCAGATTGCGGAATGTCCCTTTAG
- a CDS encoding amidase encodes MEKDIIFESAYAIRQHILKKELSPLEVARHFLAHIERTDRRFHFFLNITAENALKSAQLAEENLMKGHPLPLLGIPLAILDTLDMQGYPTTFGSLALKDRLALEDSFEIQVIKESGAIILGKINMSEFLFYPVPENLLKPRTLNPWDASLSAGNTAAAAAVASGCAPICIVGDIHASARVPSSFCGVFGLKSTRGKIPLIRKSLVPISEKNLYQKGPITRYVIDAALAMDGILNYSYGQHAMPPAKQNYIEAALNEEPLSYRLGWSPNLGFISVHPIVHQEMLKALKVMESLGHVVLPLDLEFDEGTLLHYQHILAADRLFPLLSLKRQHAHQPDHLCDYTQSWIHMGEQVTGMEYSLGLIHMEWIKSEIERLLEHLDFLVTPTVHTPPFPLSSAPKLPTNKQEIDPSLFYSAFTLPFNMSGHPAMNIPIGWTPEGHPIGMQVIGNYFSEDKMIQFAASLERVFRWPDKKPSNIH; translated from the coding sequence ATGGAAAAAGACATCATTTTTGAATCAGCCTATGCCATTAGGCAGCATATCCTAAAAAAAGAACTTTCCCCTCTAGAAGTCGCACGCCATTTTCTTGCCCACATTGAACGAACCGATCGCCGTTTTCATTTTTTTCTTAATATAACCGCTGAAAATGCCTTGAAATCCGCACAATTGGCGGAAGAAAACCTGATGAAAGGCCATCCACTCCCCCTGCTAGGCATTCCTCTTGCCATCCTAGATACCCTCGATATGCAAGGATACCCGACAACCTTTGGTTCCTTAGCGCTAAAAGATCGCCTGGCTTTAGAAGATAGCTTTGAAATTCAAGTTATTAAGGAATCCGGCGCAATTATCCTAGGCAAAATCAACATGTCGGAGTTCCTTTTCTATCCGGTCCCTGAAAACCTCCTCAAGCCGAGAACGCTTAATCCTTGGGATGCTTCCCTATCTGCCGGCAATACGGCTGCAGCCGCCGCTGTTGCCTCGGGCTGTGCGCCTATTTGTATAGTAGGCGATATTCATGCAAGCGCAAGGGTCCCTAGCAGTTTTTGCGGGGTATTCGGCCTTAAATCCACGCGTGGAAAAATTCCCTTGATCCGGAAAAGCCTTGTTCCGATTTCCGAAAAGAACCTTTACCAGAAAGGCCCTATTACCCGTTACGTGATTGATGCTGCTCTCGCCATGGACGGCATTTTAAATTATAGCTATGGGCAGCATGCCATGCCCCCTGCCAAACAAAACTATATTGAAGCGGCTTTAAATGAAGAACCCCTCTCTTATCGGCTAGGATGGTCACCAAACCTGGGCTTTATTTCCGTCCATCCAATCGTTCATCAGGAGATGCTAAAGGCCCTAAAAGTCATGGAAAGCCTAGGCCATGTGGTCCTTCCTTTGGACCTAGAATTCGATGAGGGAACCCTCCTTCATTACCAGCATATTTTAGCCGCAGATAGGCTTTTTCCCCTTCTTTCACTTAAAAGGCAGCATGCCCATCAGCCCGACCACTTATGCGATTATACCCAGTCTTGGATTCATATGGGAGAACAAGTGACAGGCATGGAATATTCTTTGGGACTTATTCACATGGAATGGATTAAATCGGAAATCGAACGCTTGCTCGAGCACCTCGACTTTTTAGTCACGCCTACTGTTCATACCCCCCCTTTTCCGCTTTCATCCGCTCCTAAGCTTCCTACAAATAAACAAGAGATCGATCCTAGCCTCTTTTACTCTGCTTTTACCCTGCCTTTCAACATGTCCGGCCACCCTGCAATGAATATTCCCATTGGATGGACTCCCGAAGGCCATCCTATAGGCATGCAAGTGATAGGCAACTATTTCAGCGAGGATAAGATGATCCAATTTGCCGCTTCCTTGGAAAGAGTTTTCCGTTGGCCTGATAAAAAGCCTTCAAATATTCATTAG
- the mutM gene encoding bifunctional DNA-formamidopyrimidine glycosylase/DNA-(apurinic or apyrimidinic site) lyase: protein MPEMPEVHTILTDLEQAGLVGRKIEHADIFWPRTISTPDANTFCQHVRHQTIIGLDRRGKYLIFHLSNHLYLLAHLRMTGKLMLMPPDVPLSPYVRLQFRLDNQQELRFHDTRKFGRWYLVHHLDEVIGKIGPEPLGPDFSLEAFKRLLKGRKRALKPLLLDQSFLAGLGNIYVDEALWEAGLHPLQPANQLNAQEAKKLYDGIRHVLKRGIESRGTTLGTGRTNYYRLDGTRGQHQTLLNVFRRTGKPCPRCGHIIEKRIVAQRSTHFCPVCQPFLTR from the coding sequence ATGCCAGAGATGCCGGAAGTCCATACAATTTTAACCGATTTAGAGCAAGCAGGGCTAGTAGGAAGAAAAATTGAGCATGCGGATATCTTTTGGCCTCGCACGATCAGCACACCTGACGCCAACACTTTTTGCCAGCACGTACGCCATCAAACCATTATTGGCCTAGATCGACGCGGAAAATATCTCATTTTTCATTTATCCAATCACCTTTATCTCCTTGCCCATCTGCGCATGACCGGAAAGCTTATGTTGATGCCTCCGGATGTTCCCCTCTCCCCTTACGTCCGTTTGCAATTTCGATTGGACAATCAACAGGAGCTGCGTTTTCACGACACCCGCAAGTTCGGACGTTGGTATTTGGTCCACCATCTGGATGAAGTCATCGGCAAGATCGGCCCTGAGCCTTTAGGTCCAGACTTTTCCCTAGAGGCTTTTAAGCGTTTATTAAAGGGACGCAAACGCGCCTTAAAACCCCTTCTTCTCGATCAGTCTTTTTTGGCCGGATTAGGCAACATTTATGTCGATGAAGCGCTCTGGGAAGCCGGGCTTCATCCCTTGCAGCCAGCCAATCAGCTCAATGCGCAGGAGGCTAAGAAGCTATATGACGGGATCAGGCATGTGCTAAAAAGAGGGATTGAAAGCCGAGGCACGACGCTTGGAACGGGCCGCACGAATTATTACCGACTCGATGGGACGCGCGGTCAACACCAAACCCTCCTTAATGTCTTCAGGCGCACGGGCAAACCTTGCCCGCGATGCGGGCATATCATAGAAAAGCGCATAGTGGCTCAACGCAGCACACATTTTTGCCCTGTCTGCCAGCCTTTTTTAACCAGATAA
- a CDS encoding caspase family protein, which produces MNRILFCFFLFFACVGASQPLKAKTLHAILVADTIHADISSVTQPDINRWQKELRVIAKHAQLVLKEKIFSGSDFQKTLVSAYLKSLAVQPEDAVVFFFSGHGYRTREKITPWPFITFEFYKPGLDLNWIADTVRAKKPQFALIMADCCNNYIEHGFGGPSKTIQFNLKSVAPHYPGYLQLFSHAKGCIVVGSCSAGQLSYGSRFGGLYTQCFFSSLHKELLEASPSWKNLLQRTNGYIGHIQKPICEVYR; this is translated from the coding sequence ATGAATAGGATTCTTTTTTGTTTTTTTCTTTTTTTCGCCTGTGTAGGGGCAAGCCAGCCGCTTAAGGCTAAGACCTTGCATGCCATTCTTGTAGCGGATACGATTCATGCCGATATCAGCTCTGTCACTCAACCTGATATTAATCGCTGGCAAAAAGAGTTGCGCGTGATTGCCAAGCATGCCCAGCTGGTTTTAAAGGAGAAAATCTTTTCTGGATCCGATTTTCAAAAGACGCTGGTCTCCGCTTATTTAAAAAGTCTTGCCGTTCAACCCGAAGATGCCGTTGTTTTTTTCTTTTCCGGCCATGGCTATCGGACAAGGGAGAAAATCACTCCTTGGCCATTTATTACTTTTGAATTTTATAAGCCTGGTTTGGATTTAAATTGGATTGCCGATACGGTTCGGGCTAAGAAGCCGCAGTTTGCTTTGATCATGGCGGATTGCTGCAATAACTATATAGAACACGGCTTTGGAGGGCCCAGTAAAACCATTCAATTCAATTTAAAGTCCGTGGCTCCTCATTATCCAGGTTATCTTCAGCTATTTTCCCATGCCAAAGGGTGTATCGTGGTCGGAAGTTGCAGTGCAGGGCAATTATCTTATGGATCGCGCTTTGGAGGGCTCTATACGCAATGTTTTTTTTCCAGCTTGCACAAAGAATTGTTAGAAGCTTCGCCAAGCTGGAAAAATTTGCTGCAGCGTACAAATGGGTATATTGGGCACATACAAAAACCAATTTGCGAAGTCTATCGTTGA
- a CDS encoding type III secretion system chaperone, protein MTFEDFLQETMRVLGGSDKLQTDAYGIRRFWYDQDRYLLHLRSSSDESFFYLYAKIAAVPEQHKEALYEMLLTANLFGQGTGNLVLALHKHSNSLILMETFLTAKTSFDEFWNALPRFTLYLNNWKEKISEYDKKQGNEDTQENMLDLMSRRNQTVLFI, encoded by the coding sequence ATGACATTTGAAGATTTCCTACAAGAAACGATGCGTGTATTGGGAGGCTCCGACAAGCTCCAGACAGACGCTTATGGGATTAGACGGTTCTGGTATGATCAGGACCGCTATCTTCTTCACTTAAGAAGTTCTTCCGACGAGAGTTTTTTTTATCTTTATGCAAAGATCGCTGCCGTTCCGGAACAGCATAAAGAAGCCCTTTATGAAATGTTGCTTACCGCCAATCTTTTTGGACAGGGAACGGGCAATCTTGTCCTAGCTCTTCATAAACACTCCAATAGCTTGATCCTAATGGAAACATTTCTTACGGCTAAAACGTCTTTTGATGAATTTTGGAACGCCCTTCCACGCTTTACGCTGTATTTAAACAATTGGAAAGAAAAAATTTCGGAATATGACAAAAAGCAAGGAAATGAAGACACGCAAGAGAATATGTTGGATCTCATGAGTCGGCGCAATCAAACTGTTTTATTTATTTAG
- a CDS encoding riboflavin synthase has product MFTGIVEELGKIASIEWKTSGARFHISAHRVLEDAKIGDSISVNGCCLTLVDFSSQGWYCDVVQETLDRTNFRLLKEGDSVNLERAIRYQDRLGGHLVQGHIDDVGTIKNKQALSDGSWQVTIQLSPDLMKYLVYKGSIAVDGVSLTIATLGEKDFSFAMIPHTAQVTTLGIKKPGELVNLEVDLMAKYIERLLVPFQFKSDQIGSLYEHSTH; this is encoded by the coding sequence ATGTTTACAGGTATTGTTGAAGAATTAGGAAAAATCGCGTCCATTGAATGGAAAACAAGCGGAGCCCGCTTTCATATTAGCGCGCATCGCGTGCTGGAGGATGCCAAAATAGGCGATTCGATCAGTGTGAATGGATGCTGCCTAACACTTGTCGATTTTTCTTCCCAGGGATGGTATTGCGATGTTGTCCAAGAGACCCTCGATCGCACAAATTTCCGCCTCCTCAAAGAAGGAGATTCGGTCAACTTAGAACGCGCGATCAGGTACCAAGATCGCTTGGGAGGCCATCTTGTTCAAGGCCATATTGACGATGTAGGAACCATTAAAAATAAACAAGCATTGAGCGACGGATCTTGGCAAGTCACCATTCAGCTTTCTCCCGACTTGATGAAATATTTGGTTTATAAAGGCTCTATTGCTGTCGATGGAGTGAGCTTGACAATTGCAACTCTTGGAGAGAAGGATTTTTCTTTCGCGATGATCCCCCACACGGCACAGGTAACCACGCTTGGAATCAAAAAGCCTGGAGAGCTGGTCAATTTAGAAGTCGATTTAATGGCTAAGTATATTGAGCGTCTTTTAGTCCCCTTTCAATTTAAGTCTGATCAAATAGGATCATTATATGAGCATTCAACGCATTGA
- the ribE gene encoding 6,7-dimethyl-8-ribityllumazine synthase: protein MKEYKGKLTTAQPRIGIVIARFNEMITKSLLEGALDSLERFSVPNQAITVAWVPGAFEIPLAAQQLAHSGQYDAIICLGAVIRGATPHFDYVAGQVSSGIARLSLDLQLPIIFGVLTTDTIEQAIERAGTKAGNKGAEAAQTAIEMIDLIKQIQQDRSGTIACSAQPAHRFTVSGPAPSSI, encoded by the coding sequence ATGAAAGAATATAAAGGCAAGCTAACAACTGCTCAGCCGCGAATCGGCATTGTCATTGCCCGCTTTAATGAAATGATAACCAAAAGCTTATTAGAGGGCGCCCTCGATTCCCTAGAACGCTTTAGTGTTCCAAACCAAGCCATCACGGTCGCTTGGGTTCCCGGTGCTTTCGAAATTCCCCTTGCCGCTCAGCAATTGGCCCATTCCGGACAATACGATGCCATTATTTGCCTAGGAGCTGTTATTCGTGGGGCAACACCGCATTTCGATTATGTCGCCGGGCAAGTCTCTTCCGGAATCGCCCGCCTGTCTTTAGATTTGCAGCTGCCCATTATTTTCGGTGTCCTTACAACTGACACAATTGAGCAAGCAATTGAACGGGCAGGAACCAAAGCCGGAAATAAAGGAGCGGAAGCCGCACAAACCGCCATTGAAATGATCGACCTGATCAAGCAAATTCAACAAGATCGATCTGGCACGATCGCTTGTTCCGCACAGCCAGCCCACCGTTTCACTGTTTCCGGACCCGCGCCTTCTAGCATTTAA